From a region of the Patescibacteria group bacterium genome:
- a CDS encoding TraR/DksA C4-type zinc finger protein yields MAKKFLNTIKKQLLEEKERLDQEINKLAQRGKRRLRIRFTDFGSKDDENALEVRTLSDKVSLEGNIEKGLKAVERALERLKQGKYGICEQCGKKINEKRLKIFPAATVCVECKKNSFDK; encoded by the coding sequence ATGGCTAAAAAATTTCTCAATACAATAAAAAAGCAACTTCTTGAAGAAAAAGAGCGTTTAGACCAAGAAATCAATAAATTGGCCCAAAGAGGTAAACGTCGCCTAAGGATTAGATTTACTGATTTTGGCAGCAAGGATGATGAGAACGCTCTTGAAGTTAGAACTTTAAGCGACAAGGTTTCCTTGGAAGGTAACATAGAAAAGGGCTTGAAAGCCGTAGAAAGAGCTTTAGAACGGTTGAAGCAGGGTAAGTACGGGATTTGCGAGCAATGCGGCAAGAAGATTAATGAAAAGCGGTTGAAAATTTTTCCAGCCGCCACTGTTTGCGTTGAGTGCAAGAAGAATAGTTTTGACAAATAA
- a CDS encoding threonylcarbamoyl-AMP synthase: protein MQIQKINQKKFTSKELDKAVKILKAGGVIVYPTETCYALGGDFLSEKAVKRIYKIKHRRASFLLPVIAASLSTAKKMVSFNQKALDFAKRFWPGPVTLILKVKRAMRERAKKSGYGFLKNYDDIAIRVSSNKIARGLSRGVNNPIVSTSANISGKSECYCAEDVIQQLETSQEKPDLILDAGRLAQVKPSTIIRIKNSVVEVLRSGPVKLKYR from the coding sequence ATGCAAATCCAAAAAATCAATCAAAAAAAATTCACTTCCAAAGAACTTGATAAAGCCGTCAAGATTTTAAAAGCCGGCGGGGTTATTGTTTATCCAACAGAAACCTGTTATGCTTTGGGAGGGGATTTTTTATCGGAAAAAGCGGTAAAGCGGATTTATAAAATTAAACATCGCCGGGCGAGTTTTTTATTGCCAGTGATTGCAGCCAGCCTTTCAACGGCGAAAAAGATGGTTAGCTTTAATCAAAAAGCCTTGGATTTTGCAAAACGGTTCTGGCCCGGTCCGGTTACTTTAATTTTAAAAGTTAAAAGGGCTATGCGCGAGAGAGCCAAGAAGTCGGGATATGGCTTTTTAAAAAATTATGATGACATTGCCATTAGAGTCAGCAGTAATAAAATCGCGCGAGGCCTTTCTCGAGGTGTAAACAATCCGATTGTTTCTACTTCTGCTAATATTTCTGGTAAAAGCGAATGCTATTGCGCAGAAGATGTAATCCAACAGTTAGAAACAAGCCAAGAAAAACCGGATTTAATTTTAGATGCCGGCAGACTGGCCCAGGTCAAGCCATCTACAATTATTAGAATTAAAAATAGTGTGGTTGAGGTTTTGCGTAGTGGCCCGGTTAAGTTAAAGTACCGGTGA
- a CDS encoding class I tRNA ligase family protein, whose amino-acid sequence MEGSFENDIKDQLKKFDYHKDKKDGYYVNLSSKNIDKYIEIVKKNLKKDYWCEIIGSRYIFIFGDGEVIEVKDIKDEEGALKKCKKFYDGVKDCYNLTRMLWNCGFYHDLVCNTDVKEGVMINSDQFNSMSVKKCITEITKWIEKEGAGKKAVNYKLRDWVFSRQHYWGEPIPIIHCKKCASASSAPNGGEVPVPEKDLPVELPEVKNYEPTDTGESPLAAMADWVNTKCPKCGGPAKRETDTMPNWAGSSWYFLRYIDPNNSKALADPKKLKHWMPVDLYNGGMEHTTLHLLYSRFWNKFLYDIGVVPTSEPYAARRSHGMVLAEDSQKMSKSRGNVTNPDELIKKYGADTLRLYEMFMGPFGEAIPWSTENMIGVKRFLDKVWGLQSKVKSQTSLKSKVKNLKSSQKSKVESKVKNDELTRLVHKTIKKVTEDIENFRFNTAVSALMILTNEFLKQEKLSITVRPRAQLSVSSSRIRGRVVNYQLLIILLSLFAPHISEELWEGLGNKESIFKQPWPKYDAKLIKEEEIELVIQVNGKVRDKIKVAADINEVEAVKVAKRSPKIQKWTNDKEVRKVIFVRGKLLNIVV is encoded by the coding sequence ATGGAAGGCTCATTTGAAAATGATATTAAAGATCAACTTAAAAAGTTTGATTATCACAAAGATAAAAAGGATGGCTATTATGTAAACTTGAGTTCCAAGAATATAGATAAGTATATTGAGATCGTTAAGAAAAATTTAAAAAAGGATTATTGGTGTGAAATTATTGGTTCTAGATACATTTTCATATTTGGTGATGGTGAAGTTATAGAAGTGAAAGATATAAAAGATGAAGAAGGGGCGTTAAAAAAATGCAAAAAGTTTTATGATGGAGTTAAAGATTGTTACAATTTAACTCGGATGCTTTGGAATTGTGGCTTCTATCATGATTTGGTTTGCAATACCGACGTTAAGGAGGGCGTAATGATAAATTCAGATCAATTTAATAGTATGTCAGTTAAAAAATGCATCACTGAAATTACTAAGTGGATAGAGAAAGAAGGCGCAGGCAAAAAGGCTGTCAATTATAAACTCCGCGATTGGGTATTTTCGCGCCAGCATTATTGGGGCGAACCCATTCCGATTATTCATTGTAAAAAATGTGCTTCGGCAAGCTCAGCACCTAACGGCGGTGAAGTTCCAGTGCCGGAAAAAGATTTACCGGTTGAGTTGCCGGAAGTTAAGAACTACGAGCCCACTGACACTGGCGAGTCGCCATTGGCGGCGATGGCTGACTGGGTCAATACCAAATGCCCCAAATGCGGCGGGCCAGCCAAGCGGGAGACTGATACGATGCCTAATTGGGCCGGCTCTTCCTGGTATTTCTTGCGCTATATTGATCCCAACAACAGCAAAGCCTTAGCCGACCCGAAAAAATTAAAACACTGGATGCCGGTTGATTTATATAATGGCGGCATGGAGCATACAACTCTTCATCTTTTATATTCTCGTTTTTGGAATAAATTTTTGTATGATATTGGCGTTGTGCCAACCAGCGAACCCTACGCGGCTCGCCGCTCTCATGGTATGGTTTTGGCCGAAGACAGCCAAAAAATGTCTAAGTCTCGGGGCAATGTTACAAACCCTGATGAACTAATTAAAAAATACGGGGCTGATACTTTGCGCTTGTACGAAATGTTTATGGGACCGTTTGGCGAAGCGATTCCCTGGAGCACGGAGAATATGATTGGGGTTAAACGTTTCTTAGATAAAGTATGGGGGTTGCAATCTAAAGTTAAAAGCCAGACAAGTCTAAAGTCAAAAGTCAAAAATCTAAAGTCGAGTCAAAAATCTAAAGTCGAGTCAAAAGTTAAAAATGATGAATTAACAAGATTGGTTCACAAGACCATCAAAAAAGTTACAGAAGACATTGAAAATTTTAGATTTAATACTGCTGTTTCTGCTCTCATGATTTTGACAAATGAGTTTCTTAAGCAGGAGAAATTATCAATTACCGTTCGGCCACGAGCTCAACTTTCGGTGAGCTCAAGTCGAATCCGCGGCCGAGTGGTCAATTATCAATTATTAATTATTCTACTCTCACTATTTGCACCCCACATAAGTGAAGAATTATGGGAAGGCCTGGGCAACAAAGAAAGTATCTTTAAACAGCCTTGGCCAAAATATGATGCAAAACTAATTAAAGAAGAAGAGATTGAACTGGTTATTCAGGTCAATGGCAAAGTGCGGGATAAAATAAAAGTAGCGGCTGATATTAATGAAGTAGAAGCAGTTAAAGTCGCCAAAAGAAGTCCAAAGATTCAAAAATGGACAAACGATAAAGAAGTTCGGAAAGTCATCTTTGTCAGAGGTAAGTTATTGAACATTGTGGTTTAA
- a CDS encoding LysM peptidoglycan-binding domain-containing protein, producing the protein MKITLFLIRLLIRSARVLKGGGGILFLILGKSLGLIKILFNKTLFVWSYKTYKIIQKKIGSPEKPLAVPGKHPLAKLMARKELVHITVIILALLVATNNLWAQEKIDIEGGAASSVIFDLLSTSDGEVIIEEGAPTTVNTPAAYLPQSSAVSALPQMEPQTKESQEAEASRPLATSEGTGALMQPAITATVETPRKRTEIIAYVVQEGDTISGIAKKFGISVNTILWENGLSAYSLIRPGQEISVLPVSGLTHEVKRNETLGAIAKKYQANEEDVINENKLADASQIKAGQILIVPNGKMPPPPQPTYSYTQKNTLLSKIFSSPPDSPITDPMAGQGHRFPWGQCTWYVAQKRYVPWRGDAKNWIANARNMGYKIGSTPVLGAIIATKENWYWGHVGYVEAVGPGTVTFSEMNYKGVGVYSKRTLSQNDSKIIGYIY; encoded by the coding sequence GTGAAGATCACCCTTTTCTTGATTCGGCTTCTGATAAGAAGCGCCAGGGTTCTTAAGGGCGGGGGTGGAATTCTTTTTTTAATTTTGGGCAAATCCCTTGGGTTAATTAAAATTCTTTTTAATAAAACTCTGTTTGTTTGGAGCTATAAAACTTACAAAATAATTCAAAAAAAAATTGGTTCTCCGGAAAAACCTCTTGCTGTTCCAGGGAAACATCCGCTCGCCAAACTAATGGCCAGAAAAGAATTGGTTCATATAACTGTCATCATTCTTGCTCTGCTCGTGGCCACCAATAATCTCTGGGCCCAGGAAAAAATTGATATTGAAGGAGGAGCGGCCAGTAGTGTCATTTTTGACTTACTCTCTACTAGCGATGGGGAGGTAATCATTGAGGAGGGCGCGCCCACCACGGTCAATACCCCAGCCGCCTACCTGCCCCAAAGCAGTGCGGTAAGCGCCCTGCCCCAAATGGAGCCCCAGACCAAAGAATCCCAAGAAGCAGAAGCCAGCCGTCCGCTCGCCACCAGCGAGGGCACGGGTGCTTTGATGCAACCTGCGATTACGGCAACAGTGGAAACCCCGCGCAAACGAACAGAAATTATTGCCTATGTTGTGCAGGAAGGAGATACTATTAGCGGAATTGCCAAAAAATTTGGCATCAGCGTTAACACAATACTTTGGGAAAACGGGCTTTCGGCCTATTCCTTAATCAGGCCTGGTCAAGAGATTTCTGTCTTACCAGTCTCTGGACTCACCCACGAAGTTAAGCGCAATGAAACTTTAGGGGCAATCGCTAAAAAATATCAAGCAAATGAAGAAGATGTTATTAATGAAAATAAGTTAGCTGATGCCTCCCAGATTAAAGCGGGGCAAATCTTGATTGTGCCTAACGGTAAAATGCCGCCCCCGCCCCAGCCAACTTACAGCTATACCCAGAAAAATACCTTGCTTTCAAAAATTTTTTCCTCCCCGCCGGACAGCCCGATAACCGATCCCATGGCCGGCCAAGGCCACCGGTTCCCCTGGGGGCAATGCACTTGGTATGTGGCCCAAAAGCGCTATGTGCCTTGGAGAGGCGATGCTAAAAATTGGATAGCTAATGCTCGCAATATGGGTTATAAAATTGGCAGTACCCCGGTACTTGGAGCAATAATTGCCACTAAAGAAAACTGGTATTGGGGCCATGTTGGTTATGTAGAAGCGGTTGGTCCGGGTACTGTAACTTTTTCCGAAATGAATTACAAGGGCGTTGGCGTGTACAGTAAACGGACTTTGAGCCAAAATGATTCTAAGATTATCGGATATATTTATTAG
- the rsmA gene encoding ribosomal RNA small subunit methyltransferase A produces MNLADTNIVRSLCKKHHIKPSRQHGQNFLIDNDAVQTIIKAADLQPEDVVLEVGPGFGAITKELAKNAGKVLAVEIDKKFVSILNQAFAERHNVKIVKDDILRMDLFDLEIKDLEYKIVSNLPYNITSHFIRQRLTQSPRPKQLVLVVQKEVAERICAKAGEMSLLSVSVQFYAQPVLTKIVPRTSFWPKPEVDAAIVKIGKIGKHRDNLVGKDFDEKRFFQIVRIGFSSRRKMLKNNLATGLKVSNDKIEQMLEKAGLDKKIRAQDLGMEHWIRLVKLI; encoded by the coding sequence GTGAATTTAGCAGATACTAACATAGTCCGGAGTCTTTGTAAAAAACACCACATTAAACCTTCCCGCCAACACGGCCAGAATTTTTTAATTGATAATGATGCGGTTCAGACCATTATTAAGGCGGCTGACTTACAGCCAGAAGATGTTGTGCTGGAAGTTGGTCCGGGTTTTGGGGCGATTACCAAAGAACTTGCTAAAAATGCGGGTAAGGTTCTAGCCGTAGAGATAGATAAAAAATTTGTTTCGATTTTAAACCAGGCGTTTGCGGAGAGGCATAATGTCAAGATAGTAAAAGATGATATTTTGCGAATGGATTTGTTTGATCTGGAAATTAAGGATTTGGAGTATAAAATAGTATCTAATCTTCCATATAACATAACATCTCACTTTATACGCCAGCGATTGACGCAGTCTCCGCGCCCAAAACAGCTGGTGCTTGTGGTTCAAAAAGAAGTGGCCGAGCGGATATGCGCTAAAGCCGGCGAAATGAGCTTGCTTTCGGTGTCAGTCCAATTTTATGCGCAGCCCGTATTAACCAAGATAGTGCCTCGAACATCATTCTGGCCCAAGCCCGAAGTGGATGCCGCAATCGTGAAGATTGGAAAAATAGGGAAACATAGGGATAATTTGGTTGGCAAAGACTTTGACGAGAAAAGGTTTTTTCAAATTGTGCGGATTGGTTTTTCCAGCAGAAGGAAAATGCTTAAAAATAATTTAGCCACTGGCCTGAAGGTTAGTAATGATAAGATTGAGCAGATGTTAGAGAAAGCCGGACTGGACAAGAAAATCAGAGCGCAGGATTTGGGGATGGAGCATTGGATCAGATTGGTAAAATTAATTTAG
- the infB gene encoding translation initiation factor IF-2, with protein sequence MNITELARQLKIPTQELREKLPELGFDIGMRAIKVDDGLIDKIAEAWNQNKRLEKAKKEREDIRRVEVGEGAKEVAEESAKKVVHIPEAIIVHDLAEKIGLPVSKVIIELMKNGFMATINESIDFETAAIIADDLGIAVERGGDEETEVTSGKTAQDKLEKLLKQDKKESQETRPPVVVVMGHVDHGKTSLLDAIRKTNVAGKEAGAITQHIGAYQVNSAQGRTITFIDTPGHEAFKAMRARGGVAADIAILVVAADDGVRPQTLESIKVVQGENLPFIVAINKIDKEEADIDRVKKELSEINLSPEDWGGKTICVPVSATTKQGLEELMEMILLIADMEKEKLKADPKREAVGTVIETRLDKNEGPVATILIHTGTLRLGDAVIAGKSYGTIKALRDFQKKPVKTAVPSMPVEVLGLKTTPQVGDILEVVADKKFLKQKIKQGSVDRNQGARAVHQTVDKEQPAEDSEINNLNLVLRADKLGSLEAIVESIEQAKYEEVNVAIVKRGLGNITEPDILQAESSSENSKALVIGFNVGVNPGVEILAQEKKVALKVYKVIYELLDDIKKNLETLLTPERVRIDLGELKILEVFREEPSFMIVGGRVTKGKIVKYVLADVVREGQVLGSGSIKELQSNKQEVTEAKSGKECGIKFESKTKVEVGDLLEVYRIEERVKTLK encoded by the coding sequence ATGAACATCACCGAGCTCGCTCGACAACTAAAAATCCCAACCCAAGAGCTGCGGGAAAAACTTCCGGAGCTTGGTTTTGATATTGGAATGCGGGCGATAAAGGTGGATGATGGTTTGATAGATAAAATCGCAGAGGCTTGGAATCAAAATAAACGTCTGGAAAAAGCCAAAAAAGAACGCGAGGATATTAGGCGGGTGGAAGTGGGCGAGGGCGCCAAGGAGGTTGCTGAAGAGAGCGCTAAAAAAGTAGTTCATATCCCAGAAGCCATTATTGTTCATGATTTGGCCGAGAAAATAGGATTGCCGGTGAGCAAGGTTATTATTGAACTGATGAAAAACGGTTTTATGGCCACAATTAACGAATCAATTGATTTTGAAACCGCGGCAATTATTGCTGATGATTTGGGGATTGCTGTAGAAAGGGGCGGGGACGAAGAGACCGAGGTGACAAGCGGGAAAACAGCCCAAGATAAACTCGAGAAACTTTTAAAACAGGACAAGAAAGAGTCCCAAGAAACAAGGCCGCCGGTAGTAGTGGTGATGGGCCATGTTGACCATGGCAAGACCTCGCTCTTAGATGCTATCCGAAAGACTAATGTTGCTGGAAAAGAAGCGGGCGCAATTACCCAGCATATTGGGGCTTATCAGGTGAACAGTGCGCAAGGGCGCACTATTACCTTTATTGATACTCCCGGACATGAAGCTTTTAAAGCGATGCGGGCTCGAGGCGGCGTGGCGGCTGACATTGCGATTTTAGTCGTAGCGGCTGATGACGGAGTTCGGCCCCAGACATTGGAGTCTATAAAAGTAGTCCAGGGGGAGAACCTGCCATTTATAGTGGCGATTAATAAGATAGATAAAGAAGAAGCTGATATTGATAGAGTTAAAAAAGAATTATCAGAAATCAATTTGTCCCCGGAGGATTGGGGCGGAAAAACAATTTGTGTGCCAGTCTCTGCTACCACTAAGCAAGGATTAGAGGAGCTTATGGAAATGATTCTTTTGATTGCCGACATGGAAAAAGAAAAACTAAAAGCTGATCCCAAGCGCGAAGCCGTAGGTACGGTGATTGAAACTCGTCTGGATAAAAATGAAGGACCGGTGGCCACCATATTAATTCATACAGGAACTCTGCGCTTGGGTGATGCGGTAATCGCCGGCAAATCATACGGCACCATTAAAGCTTTGCGTGATTTTCAAAAGAAGCCGGTAAAGACAGCCGTTCCTTCTATGCCGGTTGAAGTTTTGGGATTAAAAACTACTCCTCAAGTTGGTGATATTTTAGAAGTGGTTGCTGATAAAAAGTTTTTAAAACAGAAAATTAAGCAGGGGAGCGTAGACAGGAATCAGGGCGCCAGAGCGGTTCATCAGACCGTTGATAAAGAACAGCCAGCCGAAGATTCCGAGATTAACAATCTAAACCTGGTGTTAAGGGCCGACAAATTGGGTTCTCTGGAAGCTATAGTCGAGTCTATCGAGCAAGCGAAGTATGAGGAAGTGAATGTAGCTATTGTTAAAAGAGGATTGGGTAATATTACCGAGCCGGATATTTTACAAGCAGAATCATCTTCGGAAAACAGCAAAGCCTTAGTTATCGGCTTTAATGTTGGTGTCAATCCCGGAGTGGAAATTTTAGCCCAAGAGAAAAAAGTTGCCCTTAAGGTTTATAAGGTTATTTATGAACTTTTAGATGATATTAAAAAGAATTTGGAAACCTTGCTTACGCCGGAGCGGGTTAGAATAGATTTGGGCGAGCTTAAAATTTTAGAAGTGTTTAGAGAAGAGCCGAGTTTTATGATAGTTGGGGGTCGGGTTACTAAGGGGAAAATTGTTAAATATGTTCTGGCAGATGTGGTGAGAGAGGGACAAGTTTTGGGTAGCGGCAGTATCAAAGAACTGCAGAGCAATAAACAAGAAGTGACCGAGGCCAAGTCCGGAAAAGAGTGTGGAATAAAGTTTGAGAGTAAGACAAAAGTCGAGGTGGGCGATTTGTTGGAGGTTTATAGGATTGAGGAGAGGGTAAAGACGTTAAAATAA